A single region of the Vicia villosa cultivar HV-30 ecotype Madison, WI linkage group LG4, Vvil1.0, whole genome shotgun sequence genome encodes:
- the LOC131599930 gene encoding endo-1,3;1,4-beta-D-glucanase-like, producing the protein MSSCHCVENPPNLNSGFNGVGTVLQLGGLQSYVTGPLHSKLALILISDVFGYEAPNLRKLADKVSTSGFLVVVPDLLYGDYFDIDNPQFDRAAWLNAHGMDKGSEDTKPLIAALRSKGVTSIGAAGFCWGGVVVAKLAVPSDIIQAAVILHPGPILDKEFNDIKVPIALLGAEIDDFFPKEKLKQAEELLSAKSEIESLVKLYPGVTHGWSVRYNVEDEVAVKNAEEAHEDMLNWFIKYVN; encoded by the exons ATGTCAAGTTGTCATTGTGTTGAGAATCCACCCAACTTGAACTCAGGTTTCAATGGAGTTGGGACTGTCCTTCAACTTGGAGGACTTCAATCCTATGTCACTGGCCCCCTTCATTCCAAATTGGCACTCATCCTAATTTCTGATGTCTTTG GGTACGAAGCACCAAATCTAAG GAAACTTGCAGATAAAGTATCAACATCTGGATTCTTGGTTGTTGTTCCTGATCTTCTATATGGTGACTACTTTGATATTGATAATCCACAATTTGACCGAGCTGCATGGTTAAATGCTCATGGAATG GATAAAGGAAGTGAAGATACCAAACCTTTAATAGCTGCTCTAAGGAGTAAAGGTGTTACATCCATAGGAGCTGCAGGTTTCTGTTGGGGAG gtgttgtgGTTGCAAAATTAGCAGTCCCCAGTGACATTATTCAGGCTGCAGTTATTTTACATCCTGGTCCAATCTTAGATAAAGAATTTAATG ataTTAAGGTTCCTATTGCTCTATTGGGAGCAGAAATTGATGATTTTTTCCCAAAAGAAAAGTTGAAGCAAGCTGAAGAATTGTTGTCTGCAAAATCAGAG ATAGAAAGCCTTGTGAAGTTGTACCCTGGCGTTACTCATGGTTGGTCAGTGAGGTacaatgttgaagatgaagttgcagTTAAGAATGCAGAAGAAGCTCATGAGGACATGTTGAATTGGTTTATCAAGTATGTCAATTGA